From a region of the Ignisphaera sp. genome:
- a CDS encoding tryptophan--tRNA ligase: protein MAESEIHVTPWEAEAFVDYDKLIKVFGAKPLSEQEVDMLRKYANGDHMMLRRRVFYSHRDLDIYLNKYGEGRRCILYTGRGPSGSTHLGHLLPWIFTKWLQDRMNLHLFFQMTDDEKFLHGNEKSLEEYNSYAYENMLDLIALGMDVNKTHVIIDTEDIRYLYPIAVRVAKKITFSTQRSTFGFTESTNVGMIFYPVLQIAVAFLPTDLFNEPTEVLIPAAIDQDPYWRIARDIAPSLGYPKPAQIHCKLLPGLDIGGKMSSSKPESAVYTTDPPEVAYKKILRSYTGGQPTIDLQRKLGGNPDLCPVYKMYEMMFEEDDQKLFERYDSCKLGNILCGECKKELAERVSRFVKDHQLKRRKAVDLIDKYLIRNKFVLPPIRG, encoded by the coding sequence GTGGCTGAAAGCGAGATCCATGTAACGCCTTGGGAAGCTGAAGCATTTGTAGATTACGACAAATTGATAAAAGTATTTGGAGCAAAACCTCTATCAGAACAAGAAGTAGATATGCTCAGGAAGTACGCAAATGGAGACCATATGATGCTTCGAAGAAGGGTATTCTACTCTCATAGAGATCTCGATATATACCTAAACAAATATGGTGAGGGTAGGAGGTGTATCCTTTACACAGGTCGAGGTCCCTCAGGTTCTACTCACCTGGGTCATCTACTTCCATGGATTTTTACAAAATGGTTACAAGATAGAATGAACCTTCATCTCTTTTTCCAGATGACTGATGACGAAAAATTTCTACATGGCAATGAGAAAAGTTTAGAGGAATACAACAGTTACGCATACGAGAATATGCTGGACTTAATAGCTCTGGGTATGGATGTAAACAAAACCCATGTTATAATAGATACAGAAGACATACGATATCTATACCCCATAGCTGTTAGAGTGGCAAAGAAGATAACGTTTTCTACACAGAGATCAACATTTGGGTTCACGGAATCAACAAACGTTGGCATGATCTTTTACCCCGTTCTGCAGATAGCTGTAGCTTTTCTACCAACGGATCTATTTAATGAACCTACAGAGGTATTGATTCCGGCGGCCATAGATCAAGATCCTTACTGGAGGATAGCTAGAGATATAGCTCCATCGTTAGGCTATCCAAAGCCTGCGCAAATACATTGTAAGCTTCTCCCGGGTCTAGACATTGGTGGAAAAATGTCTTCATCTAAACCTGAATCAGCAGTATATACAACAGATCCACCTGAAGTAGCGTATAAAAAGATCTTGAGGTCATATACTGGTGGGCAACCTACAATAGATCTCCAAAGAAAATTGGGCGGAAATCCAGATCTATGTCCAGTGTACAAGATGTATGAGATGATGTTCGAGGAAGATGATCAGAAGCTTTTTGAACGATACGACTCTTGCAAACTAGGAAACATTCTATGTGGTGAGTGCAAAAAAGAGTTAGCTGAAAGAGTCTCAAGGTTTGTAAAAGATCATCAGCTGAAGAGAAGAAAGGCTGTAGATCTTATCGATAAGTATCTCATAAGAAATAAGTTCGTCTTACCTCCAATTAGAGGATGA